One genomic region from Nymphaea colorata isolate Beijing-Zhang1983 chromosome 12, ASM883128v2, whole genome shotgun sequence encodes:
- the LOC116265522 gene encoding protein NRT1/ PTR FAMILY 7.2-like, whose product MAACDLPASLGRLPFKEKETKSGKDADYTRDGTVDRHGRPAIRGRTGGWKTGILILVNQGLATLAFFGLGVNLVLFLTRVLHQSNAEAANNVSKWTGTVYIFSLVGAFVSDSYWGRYKTCAVFQLIFVVGLVLLSLSTHLFLVKPQGCGTADHLCQDHSTLEIGIFYVAIYLVALGNGGYQPSIATFGADQFDEEDRLEGLSKIAFFSYFYLALNLGSLVSNTVLVYYEDSGSWALGFWMSAASASLALTLFLCGTPRYRHFEPQGNPLRRFCQVIVAAAKKWRVETPQDGKQLYEVGKDDSAFRKILHTEDFKFLDKAAVVKAGTEVSDHSTRNPWRLCTVTQVEEVKCILRLLPIWLCTIIYSVVFTQMASLFVVQGAAMKTTVFAFHIPPASMSSFDILSVAFFIFLYRRLIFPCYLRVRGKSMTQLQRMGAGLVIGATAMVCAGTVEVYRLKHTNKGSDEPSSLSILWQIPQYALIGASEVFMYVGQLEFFNGQAPDGLKSFGSALCMTSISFGNYFSTIIVNIVMQFTTTNNSPGWIPGNLNEGHLDRFYFLLALLAVTDLLVYVGCAMWYKGISLEERGCAAQAEEGIQCV is encoded by the exons ATGGCTGCTTGTGACCTTCCTGCTTCGCTCGGCCGACTTCCCTTCAAG GAGAAGGAAACCAAGAGTGGGAAGGACGCGGACTACACCAGAGACGGGACTGTCGATAGGCATGGCAGGCCTGCAATCCGAGGAAGAACAGGAGGGTGGAAAACTGGAATTCTCATTCTAG TGAACCAAGGGTTGGCAACTCTTGCCTTTTTCGGACTGGGTGTCAATTTGGTGCTGTTCCTGACACGGGTGTTGCATCAGAGCAACGCAGAAGCCGCCAACAACGTCAGCAAATGGACGGGAACGGTCTACATCTTCTCTCTTGTTGGTGCCTTTGTTAGCGACTCCTACTGGGGAAGATACAAAACCTGTGCCGTCTTCCAACTCATCTTTGTCGTG GGCTTGGTGCTGCTGTCTCTGTCAACTCATCTCTTCCTTGTCAAGCCACAAGGGTGTGGAACTGCAGACCACCTTTGTCAAGATCATTCAACATTAGAGATCGGCATATTTTATGTTGCAATTTATCTGGTTGCCCTTGGAAATGGAGGGTACCAGCCATCCATTGCCACCTTCGGTGCAGACCAGTTTGACGAAGAGGACCGACTTGAGGGGCTCTCCAAAATTGCCTTCTTCAGCTATTTCTACCTGGCCCTCAACCTCGGGTCGCTTGTCTCCAATACTGTGTTGGTCTACTATGAAGATTCAGGGAGCTGGGCATTGGGGTTCTGGATGTCGGCTGCCTCTGCATCCCTTGCATTGACTCTCTTCCTTTGTGGAACTCCAAGGTACAGGCATTTCGAGCCACAGGGGAACCCCCTCCGCAGGTTTTGTCAAGTCATAGTTGCTGCAGCAAAGAAGTGGAGGGTTGAGACCCCACAGGATGGCAAGCAACTCTATGAGGTGGGCAAGGATGACTCTGCCTTCAGAAAGATACTCCACACAGAGGATTTCAA GTTTCTGGACAAGGCAGCAGTAGTCAAAGCAGGCACTGAAGTATCTGACCACTCGACTCGAAATCCATGGCGACTGTGTACCGTAACTCAGGTGGAAGAAGTCAAATGCATACTCCGTCTCCTCCCCATCTGGCTTTGCACCATCATCTACTCTGTGGTGTTCACTCAAATGGCCTCCCTTTTTGTCGTACAAGGAGCAGCCATGAAGACCACCGTCTTTGCATTCCACATCCCTCCTGCAAGCATGTCAAGCTTCGACATACTGAGTGTAGcattcttcatctttctctacAGGAGACTCATCTTCCCCTGCTACTTGAGGGTCAGGGGGAAGAGCATGACACAGCTCCAAAGGATGGGAGCTGGCCTCGTAATCGGAGCAACTGCCATGGTTTGTGCAGGGACAGTGGAAGTTTACAGGCTAAAACACACAAACAAAGGGAGTGATGAACCGAGCTCACTGAGCATCTTATGGCAGATCCCTCAGTACGCTCTGATAGGGGCATCTGAGGTGTTCATGTACGTTGGTCAGCTGGAGTTCTTCAATGGGCAGGCTCCTGATGGGCTCAAGAGCTTTGGCTCTGCACTCTGCATGACTTCAATCTCCTTTGGCAATTACTTCAGCACCATCATTGTGAACATAGTCATGCAGTTCACAACAACAAACAATAGTCCAGGATGGATTCCAGGAAATCTCAACGAGGGGCACCTGGACAGGTTCTACTTTTTGCTGGCCTTGTTGGCTGTTACTGACCTCTTGGTTTATGTAGGATGTGCAATGTGGTACAAGGGCATTTCCCTTGAGGAAAGGGGATGTGCTGCACAAGCAGAGGAAGGGATACAGTGCGTCTGA